The following is a genomic window from Drosophila busckii strain San Diego stock center, stock number 13000-0081.31 chromosome 2L, ASM1175060v1, whole genome shotgun sequence.
aagaatttttattttcaataagtTGCACATATAAACGTAGTTACCggacaacaatttgtaattctGACCTTAAGTAGTTGTAAATCgcatatacaataaaaaattaaaaaatatacgagCCTTGTTTATTCAACATTATCGTAAATATCTTCAATGCCAGGTACATCACGCAGCTTTTGTACAAATATATTGTAAGCATGCGACTTCTCCTCACAGTTTAGCACTAGGACTCTAAGTAAACTAATGTTTAAACATAACTTATTGACAATCCTTAAATGATTTCTTACATTTGGTGTAAACATGTGCTCGCTGTTGTCAATGCTATAACCATTTTGGGATAACGTCTTGGTCAGGCCTATCAAGTGCGTCGGACTGCAAATAAACTGTAAGGCATaatgtaataatatatttttcaatattaatacTCTGGCACTTACATTTACTGTGCCCAGTTTGGCATCCACAATTTCCACATCTTCAGCGCCAAGTGTTATTGCATCCTCCGTCGCCTTTTCCTCTATATTCAGACCATCTTGTGCGAGCGCAGTAGCCTCTATAAGCCCAAAGTCTTCGAACATATGATCCACATTCTCAAAAACGCCGCTTTAATGGAAAGTCAACTTCAGTGGCGTTTAAAACGATTATTCAAGCAGCATTGCAAGTAAACTTACCCCGATTTCTTTATCATGGCagtaatttcatatttaacgGCAGCCAAGTTATCGGTATATATATGGCATACCATATAAACACTGCGCTTAAATCTTATATCAAAACGATGCTTCTTCAACTGAGCCTTATTATGTTGACATTTTTTAATCGTACTCTGTATACTGCCCATGGGCATATTTTTCTTCAGCGCAAAGTCAATTTCAGCACGTAGCAAGGTGTTAACAGCAGGATCAGCAGATTTACctaatttaaacatattttaatttaccatttccattttattttaatcttttGGCTTACCCTCTTGCACCGCCAGACGAAGCTGTCTTGCAATTTTTGTAAAGAGCGCCGCTCGCATGCCATCCTTTTGAGCCTTTATGTGTTTGATATTTGCCCATTTCGAATGTCCAGCCATGTGGCGAGTACTACTTTCAGTCCAACTggattttgcattttgcaatatGATTCTATTAAAGTTTcgtaacattttaaataacaaaatatttctttggtTCCAATAAGCCGaatggatgacagtgtgtttgCCGGCATGTGCATAGCAATATTATAAAGTACAGTAGACTCTCGAATTTAAGTAAACtcttatttacataattatttacttcGTTTACGTAGTACATTTCATTAGAATTATATTCATTAGggttaatttacatttaatattaatataaagaat
Proteins encoded in this region:
- the LOC108594485 gene encoding probable transcriptional regulatory protein CPn_0573/CP_0176/CPj0573/CpB0595 isoform X2, which translates into the protein MLRNFNRIILQNAKSSWTESSTRHMAGHSKWANIKHIKAQKDGMRAALFTKIARQLRLAVQEGKSADPAVNTLLRAEIDFALKKNMPMGSIQSTIKKCQHNKAQLKKHRFDIRFKRSVYMVCHIYTDNLAAVKYEITAMIKKSGGVFENVDHMFEDFGLIEATALAQDGLNIEEKATEDAITLGAEDVEIVDAKLGTVNFICSPTHLIGLTKTLSQNGYSIDNSEHMFTPIRVLVLNCEEKSHAYNIFVQKLRDVPGIEDIYDNVE
- the LOC108594485 gene encoding probable transcriptional regulatory protein Kole_1935 isoform X1; the protein is MLRNFNRIILQNAKSSWTESSTRHMAGHSKWANIKHIKAQKDGMRAALFTKIARQLRLAVQEGKSADPAVNTLLRAEIDFALKKNMPMGSIQSTIKKCQHNKAQLKKHRFDIRFKRSVYMVCHIYTDNLAAVKYEITAMIKKSG